A stretch of the Mesorhizobium huakuii genome encodes the following:
- a CDS encoding GumC family protein: MVDRENREDWRRERSLLALGQAMRGEDDPSLVSIGDRADSAWREDAATRHRLARSQREARANPNPSAAETERFRPEPEAPAQDRAGRSQDDDDAGDLPPAMPYSSQAAEEPSGSARSHDTSGSRHRGGADTSSGDRRDDQQWKPLIDPMQVVRGIARSKLLIITTTLIGAGLGIAIALSTPKKYEATAELIVDPRDLKLTDRDLTQNVVASDATLAIVENQVRVLTSGTVLNKVVDKLNLSNDPEFNGQGAGGFGIRSLIRSILPHQDGPSGADEVRRRALAVGNLAESLSVERGGKTFVITVSAITQNGEKSALIANTMTDVFLQTFGQIQSDTAGRATDELTARLDELRKGVEVAERKVEEFRASHDLVDAQGHLISDDEMLKLNEQLSVARARTLELNARAASARSIDVNSVLSGTLPEEINSNTMSDLRSQYATLKQEADRAAIRLGPRHPELQALNAQIAGARDRIAGELRRIASSLQVDLKRAVQLEQDLSSRLAQLKVRSGDVNNDLVSMRELEREAAAKRSVYEQYLLRAKETGEQKDINTANMNVISKAFAPLEAKGPSRALMALAGLLLGFASGVGLGAMRGAYESLRETATSRSRRDRKAPLEEQAFRAAPPPAPPMPAAPVPPAPPPPPPAPPPPVVQAKAAPVERPGRIAALMAKLRNAVSRKPSTEADDDEFAAFSGNTQPADAVMPSGVPNTESAFMPRPSDYARPPFPPGFDAAYSQPMGPPSRSPLMPQLPLYPPPPYPSAQQPGYPQMQPWQAPPAGSPYAQATAPYAGHTPYPPQPAPPQPQAYPAQPPAEPSPAEESAEQAPIEEIRASLREFREAVRELTESRTRRRYF, from the coding sequence ATGGTCGACAGGGAAAACCGTGAAGACTGGAGGCGCGAGCGTTCTTTGCTGGCGCTCGGCCAGGCCATGCGCGGTGAGGATGACCCATCCCTGGTCTCGATAGGGGACCGGGCAGATTCGGCATGGCGCGAGGACGCCGCCACGCGCCATCGCCTTGCCCGCTCGCAGCGTGAGGCGCGGGCAAACCCAAATCCGTCGGCCGCCGAAACAGAGCGGTTCCGGCCAGAGCCGGAAGCCCCCGCGCAGGATCGCGCTGGGCGCTCACAGGATGACGACGACGCCGGCGATCTGCCGCCGGCCATGCCGTATTCAAGCCAGGCCGCTGAAGAGCCTTCCGGCAGCGCTCGCTCGCATGACACGTCCGGATCCCGCCATAGGGGCGGAGCGGATACATCCTCTGGCGATCGCAGGGACGACCAGCAATGGAAACCGCTGATCGATCCGATGCAGGTGGTGCGCGGCATTGCCAGGTCGAAGCTGCTGATCATCACCACCACCCTGATCGGTGCCGGGCTCGGCATCGCCATCGCGCTGTCGACGCCAAAGAAATATGAAGCCACCGCCGAGCTGATCGTCGATCCGCGCGACCTCAAGCTCACCGACCGCGACCTCACCCAGAATGTGGTCGCTTCCGATGCCACGCTCGCCATCGTTGAAAACCAGGTCCGGGTGCTGACCTCGGGCACTGTCCTCAACAAGGTCGTCGACAAGCTCAACCTGAGCAACGATCCGGAGTTCAACGGCCAGGGTGCCGGCGGGTTTGGCATCAGGTCTCTCATTCGTTCGATTCTTCCGCACCAGGATGGCCCGAGCGGCGCTGACGAGGTCCGCCGGCGTGCGCTCGCCGTCGGCAATCTGGCCGAAAGCCTGTCGGTCGAGCGCGGCGGCAAGACCTTCGTCATCACTGTCAGCGCGATCACGCAGAACGGCGAGAAATCGGCTCTCATCGCCAACACAATGACAGATGTGTTTCTGCAGACCTTTGGTCAGATCCAGTCCGACACGGCGGGCCGCGCAACCGACGAACTGACGGCAAGGCTCGATGAACTGCGCAAAGGCGTCGAGGTGGCCGAGCGCAAGGTCGAGGAGTTCAGGGCCTCGCATGATCTTGTCGACGCACAGGGCCATTTGATCAGCGACGACGAGATGCTGAAGCTCAACGAGCAGCTCTCGGTCGCCCGCGCCCGCACGCTGGAGCTCAATGCAAGGGCGGCCTCGGCGCGCTCGATCGACGTCAATTCGGTTCTCTCCGGCACCTTGCCGGAAGAGATCAACTCCAACACGATGAGCGATCTGCGCTCACAATATGCGACGCTCAAGCAGGAGGCGGACCGCGCAGCCATCCGGCTTGGCCCGCGCCATCCCGAACTCCAGGCGCTCAACGCACAGATCGCCGGCGCGCGCGACCGCATCGCGGGCGAATTGCGCCGCATTGCCTCCTCGCTGCAGGTCGACCTGAAACGCGCCGTCCAACTCGAGCAGGATCTCTCCTCCCGCCTTGCCCAGCTCAAGGTGCGTAGTGGCGACGTCAACAACGACCTGGTGTCGATGCGCGAACTGGAGCGTGAGGCCGCCGCCAAGCGCTCCGTCTACGAACAGTACCTGCTGCGCGCCAAGGAGACCGGCGAACAGAAGGACATCAACACCGCCAACATGAATGTGATCTCCAAGGCTTTCGCGCCGCTCGAGGCGAAGGGGCCGTCGCGAGCCTTGATGGCACTTGCAGGCCTGCTGCTCGGCTTTGCCTCTGGCGTTGGCCTTGGCGCCATGCGCGGCGCCTATGAAAGCCTGCGCGAGACCGCGACATCGCGCTCGCGCCGCGACCGCAAGGCGCCCCTCGAGGAGCAGGCATTCCGGGCAGCACCGCCGCCCGCGCCGCCAATGCCGGCCGCACCGGTACCTCCAGCGCCGCCACCCCCTCCGCCTGCACCACCACCGCCCGTGGTACAGGCCAAAGCCGCTCCCGTCGAACGGCCCGGGCGCATCGCCGCGCTTATGGCAAAGCTGCGCAATGCCGTATCCCGCAAACCCTCCACAGAGGCGGATGACGACGAGTTCGCCGCCTTTAGTGGAAACACGCAGCCGGCGGATGCTGTCATGCCCTCGGGTGTCCCCAACACGGAGTCCGCCTTCATGCCTCGGCCGTCAGACTATGCGCGGCCGCCTTTCCCGCCAGGCTTCGATGCCGCCTATTCCCAGCCGATGGGGCCGCCATCGCGGTCGCCCCTGATGCCACAGCTGCCGCTCTATCCGCCGCCGCCCTATCCCTCTGCGCAGCAGCCGGGCTATCCGCAGATGCAGCCATGGCAGGCGCCACCGGCAGGCAGCCCCTACGCCCAGGCCACGGCGCCCTATGCTGGGCATACGCCGTATCCGCCGCAGCCCGCTCCGCCGCAACCGCAGGCCTATCCAGCCCAGCCACCGGCTGAGCCTTCGCCGGCCGAGGAAAGCGCCGAACAGGCGCCGATAGAGGAAATTCGCGCCAGCCTGCGCGAATTCCGCGAGGCGGTTCGCGAACTCACCGAGAGCCGCACCCGCCGCCGCTACTTCTGA
- the folD gene encoding bifunctional methylenetetrahydrofolate dehydrogenase/methenyltetrahydrofolate cyclohydrolase FolD, whose protein sequence is MAEVIDGKSVAEDVVRTVKTLTAELVAKGKAKPGLAVVIVGEDPASQVYVASKSRTAKECGFHSLQHTLPAETSEEALLKIIGDLNADPGVNGILVQLPLPAHIDAGKIIQTIAPEKDVDGFHFINVGKLGTGELDTAFVPCTPAGSMLLIERVRGKDLSGLNAVVVGRSNIVGKPMANLLLAANCTVTIAHSRTKDLPALARTADILVAAVGRPEMIKGNWVKPGATVIDVGINRIPAPEKGEGKSRLVGDVAYAEAAKEAGAITPVPGGVGPMTIAMLMANTLASAYLAAGLKRPSF, encoded by the coding sequence ATGGCCGAAGTGATTGACGGAAAGAGCGTTGCCGAGGATGTGGTGCGGACGGTCAAGACGCTGACCGCCGAGCTGGTCGCCAAGGGCAAGGCCAAGCCTGGTCTGGCCGTGGTCATCGTCGGCGAGGATCCGGCGAGCCAGGTCTATGTCGCTTCCAAGTCGCGCACCGCCAAGGAATGCGGCTTTCATTCGCTGCAGCACACGCTGCCGGCGGAGACCTCCGAGGAGGCGCTGCTCAAGATCATCGGCGACCTCAACGCCGATCCGGGGGTTAACGGCATCCTGGTGCAGCTGCCGCTGCCCGCCCATATCGACGCCGGCAAGATCATCCAGACGATCGCACCGGAGAAGGACGTCGACGGCTTCCATTTCATCAATGTCGGCAAGCTCGGCACCGGCGAACTCGACACCGCCTTCGTTCCCTGCACGCCCGCCGGCTCGATGCTTCTGATCGAGCGCGTGCGCGGCAAGGACCTGTCCGGCCTCAACGCCGTCGTCGTCGGCCGCTCCAACATCGTCGGCAAGCCGATGGCCAACCTGCTGCTTGCCGCCAACTGCACCGTCACCATCGCCCACAGCCGCACGAAGGACCTGCCGGCGCTTGCCCGCACGGCCGACATCCTTGTCGCCGCCGTCGGCCGGCCGGAGATGATCAAGGGGAACTGGGTGAAGCCCGGCGCCACCGTCATCGATGTCGGCATCAACCGCATTCCGGCGCCCGAGAAGGGCGAGGGCAAGTCGCGCCTCGTCGGCGATGTCGCCTATGCCGAGGCGGCCAAGGAAGCCGGCGCCATCACGCCGGTGCCCGGCGGCGTCGGGCCGATGACCATTGCCATGCTGATGGCCAATACGTTAGCTTCTGCCTACCTTGCGGCCGGATTGAAGCGGCCCTCCTTCTGA
- a CDS encoding GlxA family transcriptional regulator, with the protein MTLKAPVLPNPTISPERPVTTDPVQGGRQFAFLLVDKFSMFSLAAAIDTFRSANRLLGRDFYGWTTVSADGDPVMASNGLPLKIDYAVADLPPVDILFVSVGLTTEFPGKSKVLAALRSWGRRGNALGALSVGSYLLAEAGQLDGYRCTIHWENRAGFMERFPDINCTGNVFEIDRKRYTCAGGTTSIDLMLEIVRGDFGSNLANGVANQFQHERIRSAGDRQRVGPERDLTGKSEKLRRIVELMADHLDEPLSAVQLAKSAGLSVRQVERLFLRHLNVTPGRYYMRLRLERARELLRQTNMPILDVAIATGFTSHSYFAQSYRLQFGRPPSEERRTTY; encoded by the coding sequence TTGACCCTGAAAGCGCCAGTTTTGCCGAACCCCACCATTTCCCCGGAACGGCCGGTCACGACAGATCCCGTTCAAGGTGGCCGGCAGTTCGCCTTTCTGCTGGTCGACAAGTTTTCCATGTTCTCGCTCGCCGCCGCGATCGACACCTTCCGTTCGGCGAACCGCCTGCTCGGCCGCGATTTCTATGGCTGGACCACGGTGTCGGCCGACGGCGATCCGGTGATGGCATCCAACGGCCTGCCGCTTAAGATCGACTATGCCGTCGCCGACCTGCCGCCGGTCGACATCCTGTTCGTTTCGGTCGGCCTGACGACCGAATTTCCCGGCAAGAGCAAGGTTCTGGCGGCCTTGCGCAGCTGGGGCCGGCGCGGCAATGCGCTTGGCGCGCTGTCGGTCGGGTCCTATCTGCTGGCCGAGGCCGGACAGCTCGACGGTTACCGCTGCACCATCCATTGGGAAAACCGCGCCGGCTTCATGGAGCGCTTCCCCGACATCAACTGCACCGGCAATGTCTTCGAGATCGACCGCAAGCGCTACACCTGCGCCGGCGGCACCACCTCGATCGATCTGATGCTGGAGATCGTGCGTGGCGATTTCGGCTCGAACCTCGCCAATGGCGTCGCCAACCAGTTCCAGCACGAGCGCATCCGCTCGGCCGGCGACCGCCAGCGCGTCGGGCCGGAGCGCGACCTGACCGGCAAGTCGGAGAAGCTCAGGCGCATCGTCGAACTAATGGCCGACCACCTGGACGAGCCGCTCTCGGCGGTGCAGCTCGCCAAATCGGCCGGACTTTCGGTGCGCCAGGTGGAGCGCCTCTTCCTGCGCCACCTCAATGTCACGCCCGGCCGTTATTACATGCGGTTGCGGCTGGAGCGGGCACGCGAATTGCTGCGCCAGACCAACATGCCGATCCTCGACGTGGCGATCGCGACCGGCTTCACCTCGCATTCCTATTTTGCCCAGAGCTACCGGCTGCAGTTCGGCAGGCCGCCCTCGGAAGAGCGCCGCACCACCTATTGA
- a CDS encoding vWA domain-containing protein: MAVLARGVAAAILLFFMTTFGFAANKVIIILDASGSMWAQIDGKPKLEIARESLRTVLQSVPADDEIGFMAYGHREKGSCDDIQLIVPPQAGSASAITDAADSLKFLGKTPLTAAVKQAAEALKYTEDKATVVLITDGLETCGGDPCALGKELEASGVDFTADVVGFGLTADEGKQIACLAENTGGKYIQASDEKALQEALVETVAAPAPAPAPAPAPAPEPAPAPAPKAAEVDYNLIPQAFLKEGGEVPKIDVYYEVFPDDAKGVGGDHVNDGYNSVKFHVPAGNYIVVASSGAAKAQQKVTLTADKATELALNLNAAELSIHARPAPGAEVDRNAQISIAYPGGTSDANYGEVNYVVPAGETKVTVKLGAGEASETMQLVAGQVVDKDIIVGVGKAKANAFYTQGGEKAETDVGWKVYKAAKKLDGSRDQVTYAYGPDSQFDLPPGDYVMGVDVQAVSTEQPFSVTVGQMTDVNVTLNAGVLAVDAPGADGFKIFEAKKNIQGERKQVTYAYGEKMQTTLAAGDYVLVTNFTTDKADKETPFTVKAGERSELKVQ; encoded by the coding sequence ATGGCGGTACTTGCGCGGGGCGTCGCTGCGGCGATCCTCCTGTTTTTCATGACGACGTTCGGCTTTGCCGCAAACAAGGTCATCATCATTCTCGATGCTTCCGGCTCGATGTGGGCGCAGATCGACGGCAAGCCCAAGCTCGAAATCGCCAGGGAATCGCTGAGGACCGTGCTTCAATCGGTTCCCGCCGACGATGAGATCGGCTTCATGGCCTATGGCCATCGCGAAAAAGGCAGCTGCGACGACATCCAGCTGATCGTGCCGCCCCAGGCGGGCTCGGCGAGCGCCATCACGGATGCCGCTGACAGTCTGAAATTCCTCGGCAAGACGCCGCTGACGGCGGCGGTCAAGCAGGCAGCCGAAGCGCTGAAATACACCGAGGACAAGGCGACCGTCGTCCTCATCACCGACGGGCTCGAAACCTGCGGTGGCGACCCCTGTGCGCTCGGCAAGGAACTCGAAGCGTCCGGCGTCGACTTCACCGCCGACGTCGTCGGCTTCGGATTGACCGCCGATGAAGGCAAGCAGATCGCCTGTCTGGCTGAAAACACCGGCGGCAAGTACATCCAGGCCTCAGACGAGAAGGCGCTGCAGGAAGCGCTGGTCGAGACCGTCGCCGCGCCCGCACCAGCCCCTGCGCCGGCACCAGCCCCGGCTCCCGAACCAGCACCGGCGCCCGCGCCGAAAGCGGCCGAGGTCGACTACAATCTCATCCCCCAGGCGTTCTTGAAAGAGGGCGGCGAGGTGCCGAAGATCGACGTCTACTATGAGGTCTTTCCGGACGATGCCAAGGGTGTCGGTGGAGACCATGTCAACGACGGCTACAACTCTGTCAAATTCCACGTTCCCGCTGGCAACTACATCGTCGTCGCCTCGAGTGGTGCCGCCAAGGCGCAGCAGAAGGTCACGCTGACGGCGGACAAGGCAACGGAGCTTGCGCTCAATCTAAACGCCGCGGAGCTGTCGATCCACGCCCGGCCGGCGCCGGGGGCCGAAGTCGACCGCAATGCGCAGATCAGCATCGCCTATCCCGGCGGCACGTCCGACGCCAACTACGGCGAGGTCAACTACGTCGTCCCGGCCGGCGAGACCAAGGTTACCGTGAAGCTGGGGGCCGGCGAGGCAAGCGAGACCATGCAACTAGTCGCCGGCCAGGTCGTCGACAAGGACATCATCGTCGGCGTCGGCAAGGCCAAGGCCAACGCCTTCTACACCCAGGGCGGTGAGAAGGCCGAAACCGATGTGGGTTGGAAGGTGTACAAGGCCGCCAAGAAGCTCGATGGCTCCCGCGATCAGGTGACCTACGCTTACGGACCCGACAGCCAGTTCGATCTGCCTCCGGGTGACTATGTGATGGGCGTCGATGTGCAGGCCGTGTCCACGGAACAGCCTTTTAGCGTGACGGTCGGGCAGATGACCGATGTCAACGTGACGCTGAACGCCGGCGTCCTGGCTGTCGATGCGCCAGGCGCTGACGGCTTCAAGATCTTTGAAGCCAAGAAGAATATCCAGGGCGAGCGCAAGCAGGTGACCTACGCCTATGGAGAGAAGATGCAGACCACGCTGGCGGCGGGCGACTATGTGCTCGTGACCAATTTCACCACCGACAAGGCCGACAAGGAAACCCCTTTCACGGTCAAGGCCGGCGAGCGGAGTGAGCTCAAAGTCCAGTAG
- the edd gene encoding phosphogluconate dehydratase, whose protein sequence is MTARRDIEAITERIRQRSKAGRERYLGRIAEASNQTANRSVLSCGNLAHGFAVCSPSEKLALGADKVPNLGIITSYNDMLSAHQPFETYPAVIKEAAREAGGIAQVAGGVPAMCDGVTQGQPGMELSLFSRDVIAMSAAVGLSHNMFDAAVFLGVCDKIVPGLVIAALTFGHLPAVFIPAGPMTTGLPNDEKAKVRQLYAEGKAGRAELLEAESKSYHGPGTCTFYGTANSNQMLMEIMGLHTPGASFVNPGTPLREALTREATKRALAITALGNAYTPVGRMIDERSIVNGVVGLHATGGSTNHTIHLIAMAAAAGIALTWQDISDLSEAVPLLARVYPNGLADVNHFHAAGGLGFLIRELLDEGVLHEDVQTVWGEGLRPYAVEAKLGADGSVVREASPQASGDEKVLAPFHKAFQPTGGLKVLAGNLGHAVIKTSAVKPERRLIEAPAKVFDSQQGLNDAFKAGTLTGDFIAVIRFQGPKANGMPELHKLTTVLGILQDRGQRVALVTDGRMSGASGKVPAAIHVTPEAVEDGPIARIHDGDIIRLDADAGTLEVFVSAPEFALRRTAEADLIGNEFGFGRELFAGFRQLVGRADHGASAFGTA, encoded by the coding sequence ATGACCGCAAGACGCGACATCGAAGCCATCACGGAGCGCATCCGCCAACGTTCGAAGGCTGGCCGCGAGCGCTATCTCGGCCGCATCGCTGAGGCGTCGAACCAGACCGCCAACCGGTCGGTTCTGTCCTGCGGCAACCTCGCCCACGGCTTTGCGGTGTGCAGCCCCTCGGAAAAACTGGCGCTCGGCGCCGACAAGGTGCCCAATCTCGGCATCATCACCTCCTACAACGACATGCTGTCGGCGCATCAGCCCTTCGAGACCTACCCTGCCGTGATCAAGGAAGCGGCGCGCGAGGCTGGCGGCATCGCCCAGGTAGCCGGCGGCGTGCCGGCGATGTGCGACGGCGTCACGCAGGGCCAGCCCGGCATGGAGCTGTCGCTGTTTTCGCGCGACGTCATCGCCATGTCGGCGGCGGTCGGCCTATCGCACAACATGTTCGACGCCGCGGTCTTTCTCGGCGTCTGCGACAAGATCGTGCCGGGACTGGTGATCGCGGCACTGACCTTCGGCCATCTGCCGGCGGTGTTCATTCCAGCCGGACCGATGACGACAGGCCTGCCGAACGATGAAAAAGCCAAGGTCCGCCAGCTCTATGCCGAGGGCAAGGCGGGACGCGCCGAACTCCTGGAAGCCGAGTCCAAATCCTACCATGGGCCGGGCACCTGCACCTTCTACGGCACGGCGAACTCCAACCAGATGCTGATGGAGATCATGGGCCTGCACACGCCGGGCGCATCCTTCGTCAATCCCGGCACGCCGCTGCGCGAGGCCTTGACCCGCGAGGCGACGAAGCGGGCGCTGGCGATCACCGCGCTCGGCAACGCCTATACGCCGGTCGGGCGGATGATCGACGAGCGCTCGATCGTCAACGGCGTCGTCGGCCTGCACGCCACCGGCGGCTCGACCAACCACACCATCCACCTGATCGCGATGGCGGCGGCGGCCGGCATCGCACTGACCTGGCAGGATATTTCCGACCTCTCGGAAGCGGTGCCGCTCCTGGCGCGGGTCTATCCGAACGGGCTTGCCGACGTGAATCATTTCCATGCCGCCGGCGGGCTCGGCTTCCTGATCCGCGAATTGCTTGACGAAGGCGTCCTGCACGAGGATGTGCAGACGGTGTGGGGCGAAGGCCTGCGGCCTTACGCCGTCGAGGCAAAGCTCGGCGCAGATGGCTCCGTGGTGCGCGAGGCATCGCCGCAGGCCAGCGGTGACGAAAAGGTGCTGGCGCCGTTCCACAAGGCGTTCCAGCCGACGGGCGGCCTGAAAGTGCTGGCGGGCAATCTCGGCCATGCCGTCATCAAGACCTCCGCCGTCAAGCCGGAACGGCGCCTCATCGAGGCACCGGCCAAGGTGTTCGACAGCCAGCAGGGCCTGAATGATGCCTTCAAGGCGGGCACGCTGACCGGCGATTTCATCGCCGTCATCCGCTTCCAAGGGCCGAAGGCCAATGGCATGCCGGAACTGCACAAGCTGACCACCGTGCTCGGCATCCTGCAGGACCGTGGTCAGCGCGTCGCGCTGGTCACCGACGGGCGCATGTCGGGTGCCTCCGGCAAAGTGCCGGCGGCGATCCATGTGACACCGGAAGCAGTCGAGGACGGGCCGATCGCCAGGATCCATGACGGCGACATCATCCGCCTCGACGCCGATGCTGGAACGCTGGAGGTGTTTGTCTCGGCTCCTGAATTCGCGCTTCGCCGTACAGCGGAAGCCGATCTCATCGGCAATGAGTTCGGCTTTGGCCGCGAGCTTTTCGCCGGCTTCCGGCAGTTGGTGGGCCGTGCCGACCATGGCGCCAGCGCCTTCGGAACGGCTTGA
- the pgl gene encoding 6-phosphogluconolactonase: MAREQLTSASYNWNAFPDRPKLAAALAARVADRLTRAMAERGTAVLAVSGGTTPAKFFAALSVAPIAWDKVIVTLVDERFVPASSPRSNAGLVVANLLQNAAKAARFVPLYHEASGIEDAAASDDAALRSLPWPLDVVVLGMGPDGHTASFFPDADDLAKLLDPASDRIILPVHAASAGEPRLTLTLARIIDAGFIALHIEGEDKRTAFDGAVAPGPRKPIRAVLDAAPRPVEVFWAP, encoded by the coding sequence ATGGCACGAGAGCAATTGACCAGCGCCAGCTACAACTGGAACGCTTTCCCCGACCGGCCGAAACTGGCGGCGGCGCTGGCCGCCCGCGTGGCCGATCGCCTGACCAGGGCGATGGCCGAACGCGGCACGGCCGTGCTGGCCGTCTCCGGCGGCACGACGCCGGCAAAGTTCTTCGCTGCCCTCTCAGTGGCGCCGATCGCCTGGGACAAGGTGATCGTGACGCTGGTCGACGAGCGTTTCGTGCCAGCCTCCTCGCCGCGCTCCAATGCCGGGCTGGTGGTCGCCAATCTGTTGCAGAACGCGGCCAAAGCTGCACGCTTCGTGCCGCTCTACCATGAGGCATCCGGCATCGAGGATGCGGCGGCATCGGACGATGCCGCACTGCGCTCCCTGCCCTGGCCGCTCGATGTCGTGGTGCTCGGCATGGGGCCGGACGGCCACACCGCCTCGTTCTTTCCCGATGCCGATGATCTGGCCAAGCTGCTCGACCCCGCCTCGGACAGGATCATCCTGCCGGTTCATGCGGCCAGTGCGGGCGAGCCTCGGCTGACCCTGACGCTGGCGCGCATCATCGATGCCGGCTTCATCGCGCTGCACATAGAGGGCGAGGACAAGCGCACCGCCTTCGACGGCGCAGTCGCGCCCGGACCGCGAAAGCCGATCCGTGCCGTGCTGGACGCCGCCCCCAGGCCCGTAGAGGTTTTCTGGGCGCCCTGA